cctccccctctccttaAAACATCGTGCTGTGCTCCGTATTGTGAAGATAGTATTTATTAAGTAAATATCAACAAACATTCTGaccttaaaatgtaaaataattatacCGCACCTGCCTGTCTAATGACCCGATCATGATTCTTCTCCTCCAGCCTCCAAACTGAAGCAGATTCGCAGAGGAGTGAAGGAGGTGCAGAAATTCATTAACAAAGGAGAGaaagggtgagtgtgtgtccatACCGACTGTTGTGTTTCCGGAGTGTGTTTTTATACTATTACCTGATTGTGTGTGGTTATACTCGCCTGTCGTATGACTCGTGTTTGTGTAATTGAGCTTACTAGTGTAGTAGCTGTACTGTCTGTTGTAGTAGTACCTGATTCAGTGTTTGTGTTGAGGGTGTGGTGTTGCAGTGGTACcccagtgtgtgttgtgactgCGGTGTTGTTGCAGGATTGTGGTGCTGGCGGGAGACACTCTGCCTATCGATGTGTACTGCCATCTGCCAGTGATGTGTGAGGACAGGAGCCTCCCCTACGCCTACATCCCCTCCAAAGTGGTGAGACATGCGCCCAGCCACACACAAGTGGTGTTTTACCTGTCTCGTATGTGTTGGTTTTGTGGTTTTTGCCATCTTTGTGTATTCTATCTTGGCTGCTTTGCGGTCTGTCTTGCTTGTGAGAGGTGTTTGTCACCGTTGGACTCCACTAGTGAACGCATGTGCATACAGCCTGCAGTGGAGACTTGCACTGATCCTCATCTCACTTTGTTctcctctccctttccctcacTTTTGCGCCCCCTACCCCCAGGACCTGGGTCTGTCTGCCGGTTCCAAGCGGCCCACCTGTGTGATCATGGTGAAGCCGCACTCCGAGTACCAGGAGGCATACGATGAGTGTGTGGAGGAGGTGTCTGCGCTACCCCTCCCCCTCTGAGCACACCTGCCACACGCCACTCACGTCTGTGCACCCGAGCTctccgtgtgtgtgtctcggaactgtgtgtgtgtgtgtgtgtgtgtgtgtgtgtgtgtgtctcggaactgtgtgtgtgtgtgtctcggaactgtgtgtgtgtgtgtctcggaactgtgtgtgtgtgtgtctcggaactgtgtgtgtgtgtgtctcggaactgtgtgtgtgtgtgtctcggaactgtgtgtgtgtgtgtgtgtgtctcggaaCTGTGTGTATGATGGTCTTTGTTTGGCCTGTGAATgagattgttatttttaaataaaatataaaccaaGGAAAACTATTCTTGTCCTTTATGGGGGCTGAGCTGCTCTGTGTTTGGGGGGTACATCTGTGTTCTCTCCCACGTCTGCATTTTTATAAAATCACCGCGATGTTGCTGTTCCCAGTTTCCAGTAGAACTGATCTTGTGACTCGCAGAGCTCGGCATGGCAGCTGCCTGTGGAACGGCAAGGAATGATGCAGTACAGCGGAGGAAATTATCCTACTGTAACTACAGCACATCCTCTATTGTAAGAGCATGATTTTACTGTAGTTACTACAGCCACTGTATttctgtggtgtgttgtgtacgtttgtgttgctgtgtgtgtgtggtgtggttTTGTGCTATGTTGAGGTGTAGTGCCAtgtcactgtgtgtttgtgtatctttCTGTTGCTCTGTGCATCTGTTTCTGTGCGTGGGTGTGTGATGTGGGTTTAGTAGTGCGTGTTATCTACTGAAAACTGTATCTAGTGCTTAAGTGCTCTTTGTGTATATTCCTACAGTGTTGAGCAGCTCCCTTCATGCAAATGCAGTCAGGTTTTGAAAGGCTCCCTGTCTATGAGTCCAGTGAAGTTTGGTGTATCTGACCCAGTCAAGTTGCCTTCCTACCTTCTGAATGTTCTGCTGCAAAGCTGTTGGGGAGGATGCAGGGATGCATGTTTAATATCGAGTGTACTCTTCATTgggtgtttggtatcccattaAAGCTGAGACTTGCAGCTGTCTAATGGTTTCAgtcattctctgatgtgaaaaaacataaaaccccACCTCCGCATTCTGAAAAAGGGCAGGGGggtaccacaaaaaaaaaaagttattttttgtGATGCATATTTGCAGAGTTATGGGCTTTTGAAATCGGACCAGTCCTTTTAGGAggaaattctttttttttttttttttttttttatatactgtcAGCTTAAGAGGTTATAGCCCTGTATTTTTGATTTGCTTGGGCAGGATTGGGTTTAATTTCTCTGCTGAAATTTAGCTTATAAGCCCCAGAACATTAACACATGCTGGAAATACTTATTGTTATAGCTCTGTTCTCCCCACATTGGGGATGTATCTCAGATCAACACCTTACCAgttacacttttaaaatgtctaaTGAAGTACATCCtgcatgatgtgtgtgtgtgtgtacttctGAGACTCtgagtgcttttgtttttctctcttgcggtgtgtttttgtgttgtgtgtgtgtgtgtgtgtgtgtgtgtctactgAAATGTTATCTAAGCTATGAATGTAAATTCCTACAGTTTTGGGCAGCTCTCTTCATGCAAATGCAGTTCAGGTTTTGAAAGGCTCCCTGTCTAGGAGTCCAGTGAATTTCAGGGTATCTGACCAATAAAATGTGTCACAGTGTTAATGAGCTACTTAACACCGTAATTGAACCCGACAGGTTTTCAGCAGGTGGTCCACAATCCACACATAACCCTGCATAAACACTAATTCCAtgccaaaataaacaaataaactgctAAATAcaggttgaaataaataaattgatgcaTATATCTCAATGTTTTACTTTCCTTCTTCAGGTATTCGTTTTGCTTCAGAATGTTTTACttcctgtgtgtttttctgttacaACTAGGACATGCATTCAGATGCATTCAGGTAGTAGGTGGCAGGTGCTGGTTTGAGTGTCAAGAACTGCAGCACTGCTGGAATTTTCACAATCAACCATTTCCTGTGCGTATCAAGGATGGTCCACCACCCAAAGCACATCCAGCCAAAGGCAAGAAACAGCTCATTGATGAAAGAGGCCAAAGCAGGCTGATGGGAATAGATGGCTACAGTTAGTCCAACTGACAGTCCAACATTGATGCTGAAATACCTATAAAATAATGCACAACTTGTCGTACTTTGACAAATGGGGTATGGCTGCTGATGACCAAACAGAGATCCACTTCTTTCAGCAAAACACAAGAAACTGCTGTTGCATtgggctaaggaacaaaaatacTGGACACTTGAGGATTGGAAAAACATTGCCCGATCAGATCATTGCTGCTATCCATCTGCTAATGGATgatttcagcaggataatgccccATGACACAAATCTAGGATTGTCCAGGAATGGATACACGAACAAGATAGAGTGGCAAAAGCggcacctacacaatattaggcaggtggtcataatgttatggctgatcggtgtatattagtATATAACTAatattcatgtttgttttagttttttaatgaaACCTATCCccattaatttaatgtaattatgacCACATTATGacctgatcggtgtatatgtacactcacctgaaggattattaggaacacctgttcaatttctcattaatgcaattatctaaccaaccaatcacatggcagttgcttcaatgcatttaggggtgtggtcctggtcaagacaatctcctgaactccaaactgaatgtctgaatgggaaagaaaggtgatttaagcaattttgagcgtggcatggttgttggtgccagacgggccggtctgagtatttcacaatctgctcagttactgggattttcacgcacaaccatttctagggtttacaaagaatggtgtgaaaagggaaaaacatccagtatgcggcagtcctgtgtgcgaaaatgccttgttgatgctagaggtcagaggagaatgggccgactgattcaagctgatagaagagcaactttgactgaaataaccactcgttacaaccgaggtatgcagcaaagcatttgtgaagccacaacacgtacaaccttgaggcggatgggctacaacagcagaagaccccaccgggtaccactcatctccactacagataggaaaaagaggctacaatttgcacaagctcaccaaaattggacagttgaagactggaaaaatgttgcctggtctgatgagtctcgatttctgttgagacattcagatggtagagtcagaatttggcgtaaacagaatgagaacatggatccatcatgccttgttaccactgtgcaggctggtggtggtggtgtaatggtgtgggggatgttttcttggcacactttaggccccttagtgccaattgggcatcgtttaaatgccacggcctacctgagcattgtttctgaccatatccatccctttatgaccaccatgtacccatcctgtgatggctacttccagcaggataatgcaccatgtcacaaaggtcgaatcatttcaaattggtttcttgaacatgacaatgaactgtactaaactggcccccacagtcacgagatctcaacccaatagagcatctttgggatgtggtggaacgggagcttcgtgccctggatgtgcatcccacaaatctccatcaactgcaagatgctatcctatcaatatgggccaacatttctaaagaatgctttcagcaccttgttgaatcaatgccacgtagaattaaggcagttctgaaggcgaaagggggtcaaacacagtattagtatggtgttcctaataatcctttaggtgagtgtatatatagacaTAGATGTTTAGTTTAGCCAAGCAGCAACACAATTTGAGCTGCttatacatgtaaatatatatgtatatatagtttgGTCAAATTTGCTCAGGCCTCAAATTTGTCATGactgctgtgttttgtgtttcactGTTAGATGAGAAAGTACCAGCCCCCAATGGTATTTTACATCTGTATCTAGATTAGGGCTTCctgtcttttctgttttttttaattctggctGCACTCTTAAATAGGCTGAGGTGGTGCACGCGTTGTGGAGCATAATCAGGAGTTGTGCATAATCGGCACCAAAGTGTTCAAACAGAAGCCCGCTCGTCTCACTGTCTTCCTGTggagatgtccagcagtgctcAGCCTCAAGTCCGCCAGTGCCACGCTGCCGCCTGGGTGCTGTTGCTGCTCCTGCAGCCATGCCTCTGCACCTTTCTGGAAACTCTTCATGAAACTGCGTTGTCCTACAGAGCAGAGGCTCGAGGCGGACATGAGGACTTAGATTTGCAGTTTGAAAACAATGCAGAAGCAAAAGAGGAAAACGTTCGTGCTGGTGGAGGAAATATGCAaagaatattacattttatttgtccTTGTTGTTGTCCTTGCACTGAAAACAGACAACCGTCGACACCCCCATTATCCAGTAGGAATTCTGTTCATGAGAGCACTACCAGGCCACACCAAGTGACTTCTGAAGAGCTCACAACACCATCAAACTCCCAGCCGGCTGAGACATCTCAACTCTCCCACACACAAGGGAGGGAAAACACCAAAGAAAGCTCAGTGCCTTGCGAAGAGCCCATCCCAGGACCATCACAATCAACAGTACAGAGGACGGAGTGGGACAAAGCCAAAGAAGCATTAGACTTCCTGAGAAAAAAACTTAATAACAGTGATTTAACAtggggatatatatataatcattctAAAGATTTTAATTCTGATTTGGAAACCAACTTGAAAAATCATCATAAACTTACTGAAGATAATAATGTAAAGGATAACTTTGTTAATTTTCTAAACTCAGATGCATATAAGaatcttaattttaaatgtcaacATTCATTCCTATTTGAAttgggaaaacaaaatgaatttaAGAGCAGAGATCTGAATTCAGCAGGGAAAATAAATGGGCTACAAATCCACACAGAAGCAAAACTGATTGAAGATGTGCTTAATTTACAGCCTTCAAATGATATTTACTGGTACACGTTGAACTCTCCATGCCTCACTCCCTCCACCCCTTGGAACAAGTCATGTTTCAGCATTACTCTTGGCAAGTGTAAAGAATGGTTTGAATCTAAAGAAGGTAAATTCTGCTATGTGGCGTTTTCAAAATGGTGGGGTTTCATTGGAtacgattatactgtacatATCTGTGATGATTATAttcttaataataatgtgaCTATACAATATCTAATTACAGAGTTTATGATTAATTTAGAAACAAAATTGACTGTTCCTTTTTTACAAAACATTGCTAGCAGTATGACATTAAATAAGGATGATGaaaatctaaaatctaaaataattgATAAAATTGGTGACAGTATAAAGTCGATCAGAACTTCAACAGAATTCCATAATTCGATTGAACATATTGACAAGCAATTATATAATCGTCTTAAGTCTGCTATTAACTCTTCCTGGCGAAAAATCTGTACTGCAGTTGTAAACAATCTAGAGGAAAAGCATctacaattaagaaaaaatatttttctcagTATGTTAAGCAATAATTTGTTTCTGGGTAAAGATTTTGAAAACTTTCAGGAATATGTGAAATTTATTTTTGTACCGACCCCCCCTGGTCCAGGCTAGtcaatgaatctctgggggagAGGCCATCATCATTGAGAACTTACCGCAAATTGAATTGAGAGCCCTGGTTACTACAATCACTACTACCACTACCTACTAATGTGTTTTACTACTGCTACTAACAGCCATAACGACTATagctttgcatttgcatttaacTGAGCCTTTTTAAAGATAACTGATATTTCAGTGCTGGTGTGGGGTGCTACTAAATCAGCTGTGGAGTGACTCTTCTGAGTGCTCAGTGAATGAGAAGATTATTGTCCTGTTTGTTAATCCTTATTAGGAACCCACTGATGACACAGTAATGACTTCCACAGCCACAGCCTTCCCTATGTCTCTTCTCACTCGTTACATCACTGACCTGAGGGAAGGCTGTGGCGGGGGGTGTAGTGTTTGGATGGCCTGTTTCTCAGAGCAGGCAGTTGATATTTCTGTAATTAATTAACCGAGTTCAGCACAGCAGAGTACCAGTGCGTGTGACTGCAGCTCTATAGAGGTCAGTGGAGCTGGAGTCAGTCACACCAACAAGTGCAACCCGAGTTCCACACGCTATATATTGATGACTGACAACTTATAACACTGTCAGACAACACTGTCCAGTCTGAGGGTGTGCAGACTCTTGACTGCTGGTGTATCTTCTGTGTATAACAGGGTGTTTAATGGTCACTGTGCGTTTGCTGTTGTATTTTGAAGTGTCGGCTATTGAAGATTGTGTAGTTGCTAATGAATCTGCTCTTGGTGAAGGGAagtcaaatacaaataaacatgttCTTGCAATATTTGTGTTTCTGTAGTAATTATATTAATCATCTCTGAGAAGCTCAGACTAAACACTACAGACACAACACACTATACAAACTGCACTACATATCACCAGGGGCAAGGCAGGGGGTACCAGGGGAATGGctgttaaagtaaaaaaaaaaaaaaaaagttctgcaGCGGAATTACCAAGCTTTAAaggtttaatatgtttttatgtgTAGGTTTTAACGCTAAGTGTATAAAATACAAGTCTGAAGTTGACACCTCTGACAATCCAACCCAATAGATAATACCCTTTTATACCTACATTTCAGATCAGTCCAGCTCTACACAGTCTTTTCAGCTTCACAATAACCTTCTCCTTATCTAGTTTGTGGCCAGGGGGGTCTTCTGCATACTTTCTGGGATATGTTACTTGAAACAACCTTGTAGAGGTAAAGGCAGAGGACACCCCAATGCAATTTAAGACAAAATTGTGGCATAGGGGACAACAATTTGGATGTGAAATCACAGATCCACAAATAGTTCCCCAGGATAACACTAGTTTACTTAAGAAGGGTACCCTTTCTACTATCAATTGGACTTAAAATGGTTCTCGGGACTTTCTTTTCAATAAGCAACTCTTGGAAAGCTAACAACCCAATCTAAGACACAAACTTGTGGCATGGGGGACACTAGTTTGGCTGTATATTCCCAGTCACACAAATAGCTCCCCAGCATAAAACTAGTGTACATTAAAAGGGGACCCTTTCTGCTATCAATAGGACCTAAAATGGTTTTCAGgactttcttttaattaataaaaagccAGCCTCAGAAAACTCACATTCCAATATAAGACACTACATTGAGGCAGGGGGGACACCTGTTTGGGTGTCTGTTCCCAGTTTCACAAATTGCTTATAAACTACTGTACTTTAGAAGGGGACTCTTTCTACTATCAAAGGGAGCAGGAATTGTGGCAGTGGGGTGGCCAAGCTTCATAGCGGGGTGGTCGTGCACAACATATGAAGCACTACACACTGTGGGTACACTAAAAAGTGTTACAAGACTTACAGATGTCTACAGATGTCCCCCCCACTGTATGAAAGACGCGATCATTCATAGATGTTATTTACGAGGTGTACAGGTTTAATCCCCCCCACTGTCTGACATTTATTAATTCCAACACCATGACTGTTTGTAAGTGTTTTGGTAACGGGGCCTGATCCTGAGCTGCCACCCTCTCCCACTACCTCCTTCAGTGCAGATGGTATTGCACTTGTGTCTTCTCACCACGGGGTGGCAGTGGCGCTTCATGTGTGAATCCCTGCGCTCAGCCTGAGTTCACAGACTCGGTCTCCAGCGCTACTGAAGCAGGCCGTACAGCTTGGGTTAATTGAGCTTGTGTCTGTTCAGAGGCCTCActcgctccctccctccgcCTCTGTGGCCTTctggtctctctctcgcttccACTGtgcatctccctctctctcctctcctcctcctcctcctcctcctccactctctgtctgtgctgtgctgtgtacaGTGCGCAGTGAAAAGGATCTGCAAGAGTTTATTTGGTGGGGAAACAGACTCTATTAGCTGTTGACACTGATAAACAGCCCTGCCAGCATGCAgagcagagggagagggagagtgtgtccTGTCCCCAGCCCATGTGTGTGAATTTGCAGTCCCTGTACTCAGACTCCAGGGCTGCCTCTAATTTGTTTACTGGATGTTGACATCTCAAATATTTTATGGCCAAATacgacacagagacacacagaggggATGTTTGTTGGTGTTATTGTCCTTAATCCAGTTGTATATAAGAGAGCGAGGGAGCTGGGCGTCTGGGCTCAGTGTGCGGCGGGGTGGCCAGGCTCTGCCGGAACTGCGTGGCGTGTTTCTCCCTGGGATTATGTTCTGTCTGCATTTCACAGTTTTTGCGGCCGTGCTCTCTGGGCGCTGGGCAGGGTGGGATTCCAGGCGTCTCCTTCGCATCAGCCACATTGCTTTTAGTTTAGTGTTTCCTctgccttttctctctctctctctctctctctgtatgctTCTGCCTTTTTATGCATTTCTTCCTTATTACTTTAATTGTGATTGATTGAGTCCTGCAGCGTCTCGTCCTGCCTGGATGGGCCTGCCTCAcatgtctctctctgcttcGCTGTCTTTTTCTCAGgtcttcctctcctctcctctgggGTTGGGGTCGTGTGTGACCTTGCTCTGCGTGTGGATTTGGAACGGGGGGGAATGGGGGCAGCTTGTGATCacgtgtgtgtggggtgggggtgaagttgtgtgtgcgtgtggagCTGGGTGCGGGGGGCAGGAATCTGAATGCTGAGGCAATGCGTTAttactgtgattttattttcttgggaCTCggctttgttgtgtgtgtggctgtgtgttcttgtgtgttgtgtgtggctgcgttgttgtgtgagtgagtgtgtgtgtgtgagagagtgtgtgtctgcctCTGCTCTTGTGCACATGTGGCCTACGTGCTTGTGGCGTGTGGCGGTGTTTACTGTCCACACTGTGCAGGACGGTGGGAGGGGACAGTGTGGCCTGAGCTCTCCTCAGCATTAAGTTTACTAAACACAGCCCAGTGAGGGAGGAGGGACCCCCCCACACAGCAGCTGTGTTGTGTAAAtagtgcatgtgtgcatgtcagtgcatgtctgtgtgtctcagtgtgtgtcagagcgTGTCCGTGTGTTTTTGGTTGTCACGGTCACCTCTACAAGAGTTTGTTTTCTTGACTGCTTTTAAGTTTCTGGTTCTGTGCTGAGTCACTACTGCAGTGcggtccagtccagcagggtctccagccctggtcctggagagagacagtacagtacagcagggtctgcAACCCCTGGGAGAAAAATAGTTACAGGTAGATAAGAAAAATTAGAGAAAGGTGGATAGATAGAGTTGgatcatagagagagagagatggatagatagaaactggtagagagacagacagagagagagacacctgTTCGCTGTACATCTGCCTCAAAGGTCAGACCACAAGGTGGCAGCATTGTGCTTCATACAGCTCTCCACGTCTGTGGTGAGACCTTGAgcggtgagtgtgtgtctgtgacagtgtgtctttgtgtttctgtCGGGGTCTGTAagactgtgtgtcagtgtcaggctATGAGCTGAATCAAATGATCCTTTAGATTGCTCtgggtctgtctgtctctatgcatgaatatgtgtgtgagtttgtgtctgagtgtatgtgagtgtgagtgtcgaCCCATTTCAGCTGCTTGTACACATCTCTCTAACCTCTGCGGTTTCAGAACTGAAATTTGATGAGACTTTAGGGACATGCGGTCAGTGGTGGACACTGGTAATCGCTCAGCAGGCGACTAGACAGAGGTGCCAGGGCGAGGGGTGTGTCCTGGCgctgccagtcagtcagtcaccaGGTGCGTCCCGGTCATTGCTGTGGCCGAGCCCAAGTGGTCTTTCCTGCTCTCTGCACT
This is a stretch of genomic DNA from Amia ocellicauda isolate fAmiCal2 chromosome 11, fAmiCal2.hap1, whole genome shotgun sequence. It encodes these proteins:
- the nhp2 gene encoding H/ACA ribonucleoprotein complex subunit 2-like protein; the encoded protein is MTKVKKEAAAAAAESVPEEEKESGGTGKSYGELVANVNPIAQPLASRKLTKKLYKCVKKASKLKQIRRGVKEVQKFINKGEKGIVVLAGDTLPIDVYCHLPVMCEDRSLPYAYIPSKVDLGLSAGSKRPTCVIMVKPHSEYQEAYDECVEEVSALPLPL